One stretch of Caldinitratiruptor microaerophilus DNA includes these proteins:
- a CDS encoding tape measure protein: MANIGSLTVAVVAETNAFTAAMKQMQDQVAGVATAAQKHFDTIRAAIDRATPASNVLMGAVGAAAAAIGGLGAAGVKMAAEMEQSRMAFTTLLGDAKRAQDFIQGLSDFAAKTPFELPGLMDASRKLLAFGFDAQKVIPMMTAIGDAVAALGGGAAEIDRVTFALGQMQAKGKVSAEEMMQLAELGIPAWEMLASQIGVSIPEAMKMAEKGAIDAGTGIQAILDGMTQHFGGAMQQQAQTILGQWSTAKDNMSSILRTVGEEIIKAFDLGGVLTKLNEQLTALADAIQAKGVRQALLDLIPPEMETTIVLVSGAIAGALVPALYSLAAGFIAATVPLLPFMVAGTALAGLAYLVIKNWGPITEFFSNLWSGVMEATTGVVGRVRDWLADTWESIRSTVANVWNGIKDFFARWWDELLVIFLGPVGLLIATIAKNWDLVRAETEKIWIGITHFLDTTWTRIKGYALAAWNAIHDTIAEPVRRVKESISNAFNAALDWLKGQVKPWLDAGKNLIKALIDGIASIRIPLPRFEIEWATGPMGIQIPKLNFGISWRSLRDFIPFLAEGGIVTAPTLAMIGERGPEAVLPLTGAAGGGLIAAIEEAVARGTFEGNRLAGQMNRIEERGWNQQQEIVLRIDGTAFARLILPHIIAEGQRRGLQLVVRPAGV, from the coding sequence GTGGCGAACATCGGTAGCCTCACCGTGGCCGTGGTGGCGGAGACGAACGCCTTCACGGCGGCGATGAAGCAGATGCAGGACCAGGTGGCCGGGGTCGCGACGGCGGCTCAGAAACACTTCGACACGATCCGGGCGGCCATCGACCGGGCGACGCCGGCCTCGAACGTGCTCATGGGGGCCGTGGGCGCCGCGGCGGCGGCGATTGGAGGGCTCGGCGCCGCCGGCGTGAAGATGGCGGCCGAGATGGAGCAAAGCCGCATGGCGTTCACGACGCTCCTCGGCGACGCCAAGCGGGCGCAGGACTTCATCCAGGGCCTCTCCGACTTCGCGGCCAAGACCCCGTTCGAGCTGCCGGGCCTCATGGACGCCAGCCGGAAGCTCCTGGCCTTCGGCTTCGACGCGCAGAAGGTCATCCCCATGATGACGGCGATCGGGGACGCCGTGGCGGCTCTCGGCGGCGGTGCCGCAGAGATCGACCGCGTCACCTTTGCCCTCGGCCAGATGCAGGCCAAGGGGAAGGTCAGCGCGGAGGAGATGATGCAGCTCGCCGAACTGGGCATCCCGGCCTGGGAGATGCTGGCCTCGCAGATCGGCGTGTCGATCCCGGAGGCGATGAAGATGGCCGAGAAGGGGGCCATCGACGCCGGGACTGGCATCCAGGCCATCCTCGACGGGATGACGCAGCACTTCGGCGGCGCCATGCAGCAGCAGGCGCAAACGATCCTCGGCCAGTGGTCCACCGCGAAGGACAACATGAGTTCGATCCTCCGCACCGTGGGCGAGGAGATCATCAAGGCTTTCGACCTGGGCGGGGTGCTGACGAAGCTGAACGAGCAGCTCACAGCCCTGGCGGACGCCATTCAGGCGAAGGGGGTCCGGCAGGCGCTGCTCGACCTGATCCCCCCCGAAATGGAGACGACCATCGTCCTCGTGTCCGGGGCTATCGCCGGAGCCCTGGTGCCCGCCCTGTACTCGCTGGCGGCCGGGTTCATCGCCGCGACGGTGCCCCTCCTGCCGTTCATGGTAGCCGGGACCGCCCTGGCCGGGCTGGCCTACCTGGTGATCAAGAACTGGGGACCCATCACCGAGTTCTTCTCGAACCTGTGGTCGGGTGTGATGGAGGCCACGACGGGCGTCGTGGGCCGTGTCCGGGACTGGCTCGCCGATACCTGGGAGAGCATCCGCAGCACCGTGGCCAACGTGTGGAACGGGATCAAGGACTTCTTCGCCAGGTGGTGGGACGAGCTGCTGGTCATCTTCCTCGGCCCCGTCGGGCTGCTCATCGCCACGATCGCGAAGAACTGGGACCTCGTCCGCGCGGAGACGGAGAAGATCTGGATCGGGATCACGCACTTCCTGGACACGACCTGGACGCGGATCAAGGGCTACGCGCTGGCGGCGTGGAACGCCATCCACGACACGATTGCTGAGCCGGTGCGCCGGGTGAAGGAGAGCATCTCGAACGCCTTCAACGCCGCCCTGGACTGGCTCAAGGGCCAGGTGAAGCCCTGGCTGGACGCCGGGAAGAACCTCATCAAGGCCCTGATCGACGGGATCGCCAGCATCCGGATTCCGCTGCCCCGGTTCGAGATCGAGTGGGCGACCGGGCCGATGGGAATTCAGATCCCCAAGCTGAACTTCGGCATCTCGTGGCGGTCCCTGCGGGACTTCATCCCGTTCCTGGCGGAGGGCGGTATCGTGACGGCCCCGACGCTGGCGATGATCGGCGAGCGAGGCCCAGAGGCCGTGCTCCCGCTCACGGGGGCGGCCGGCGGCGGGCTGATCGCCGCCATCGAAGAGGCCGTGGCGCGGGGTACGTTCGAGGGCAACCGGCTGGCCGGGCAGATGAACCGCATCGAGGAACGGGGCTGGAACCAGCAACAGGAGATTGTCCTGCGCATCGACGGCACGGCGTTCGCCCGGCTGATCCTGCCGCACATCATCGCCGAGGGCCAGCGTCGGGGTCTACAACTGGTGGTGCGGCCGGCGGGAGTGTGA
- a CDS encoding sugar ABC transporter ATP-binding protein: MGAPTAAGPVLEAIGLHKEFPGVRALQGVSLEVRRGEIHGLLGENGAGKSTLIKCLAGIHRPDRGVIRLEGREVQLLSPRDAIRAGIATIHQELSLAPHLTVMENIALGREPVRGPLRLVDRRAMAAGAREALGRLGVAIDPAARVGDLGVGSQQLVEIARALAVDARVLILDEPTAALTEAEVEHLFAVLEGLRARGVAILYISHRLEEFYRLCDRVTVLRDGTYVGTYPLPDTNEAELVQAMVGRPLRDRFPGRRARVDGEALVVRHLSRGKVLRDVSLTVRRGKVVGVAGLMGAGRTELARAIMGLDPVDAGEVTVLGVRLRPGDPQAALAAGMAFVPEDRKAQGLWLNRSVRENLTFSSLKRLGRAGWLPRRAERQLAGRLIRDLAIRTPGSEVPVNTLSGGNQQKVVLGRWLAVDPQVLILDEPTRGVDVGAKAEIYRLINRLAEAGKAILMISSELPELLGMCDRILVMRKGRLVGEFARETATQEAIMRCATGAARG, translated from the coding sequence ATGGGCGCGCCGACGGCGGCCGGCCCCGTTCTCGAGGCCATCGGCCTGCACAAGGAGTTCCCCGGGGTCAGGGCCCTGCAAGGCGTGAGCCTGGAGGTGCGGCGCGGCGAGATCCACGGACTCCTGGGCGAGAACGGCGCGGGAAAGTCGACGCTCATCAAGTGCCTGGCCGGGATCCACCGGCCCGACCGGGGGGTCATCCGCCTCGAGGGCCGGGAGGTGCAGCTGCTGAGCCCGCGGGACGCCATCCGGGCGGGAATCGCCACGATCCACCAGGAACTCAGCCTGGCGCCGCACCTCACGGTGATGGAGAACATCGCCCTGGGCCGGGAGCCGGTCCGGGGGCCGCTCCGGCTCGTGGACCGCCGCGCCATGGCCGCCGGGGCCCGGGAAGCACTCGGCCGGCTCGGAGTCGCCATCGATCCGGCGGCACGGGTGGGCGACCTGGGGGTCGGAAGCCAGCAGCTGGTCGAGATTGCCCGCGCCCTGGCGGTCGACGCCCGGGTCCTCATCCTGGACGAACCCACCGCGGCCCTGACCGAGGCGGAGGTCGAGCACCTCTTCGCCGTGCTCGAGGGGCTGCGGGCGCGCGGGGTCGCGATCCTTTACATCAGCCACCGGCTGGAGGAGTTCTACCGCCTCTGCGACCGCGTGACGGTCCTGCGCGACGGGACCTACGTCGGCACCTACCCCCTCCCCGACACCAACGAGGCGGAACTGGTCCAGGCCATGGTGGGCCGGCCTCTCCGGGACCGTTTCCCCGGGCGCCGGGCCCGCGTGGACGGCGAAGCCCTGGTAGTGCGCCACCTGAGCCGGGGCAAGGTGCTGCGGGACGTCTCCCTGACGGTGCGACGGGGCAAGGTCGTCGGGGTGGCCGGCCTGATGGGCGCCGGCCGGACCGAGCTGGCCAGGGCCATCATGGGGCTCGACCCCGTCGACGCCGGAGAGGTCACGGTGCTCGGCGTCCGGTTGCGCCCGGGCGATCCGCAGGCCGCGCTGGCCGCCGGGATGGCCTTCGTACCCGAAGACCGCAAGGCGCAGGGGCTTTGGCTCAACCGGAGCGTGCGCGAGAACCTGACCTTCTCCAGCCTGAAGCGCCTGGGGCGAGCGGGCTGGCTCCCCCGCCGGGCTGAGCGGCAGCTCGCGGGCCGGCTCATCCGCGACCTGGCCATCCGGACGCCGGGCAGCGAGGTCCCCGTGAACACCCTCTCCGGCGGGAACCAGCAGAAGGTGGTGCTCGGCCGCTGGCTGGCGGTGGACCCCCAGGTGCTGATCCTGGACGAGCCGACCCGGGGCGTCGACGTCGGGGCCAAGGCCGAGATCTACCGCCTCATCAACCGGCTGGCGGAGGCCGGGAAGGCGATCCTCATGATCTCGTCGGAACTGCCCGAGCTCCTGGGGATGTGCGACCGGATCCTGGTCATGCGGAAGGGCCGGCTGGTGGGGGAGTTTGCCCGGGAAACGGCGACTCAGGAAGCGATCATGCGCTGCGCGACCGGCGCGGCGCGCGGTTAG
- a CDS encoding ABC transporter permease, with translation MHGWYPGRLFRRLGPFAGFLALALALSLLSDRFLTVSNLLNVARQISINAIIAAGMTAVILTGGIDLSVGSILALAGALTAGTIAAGRPVPVGVMTGLGVGVVAGLVNGLLVTRGRIPAFIATLGTMTALRGLTLTYTGGRPITGLTDSFRAIGGGYLLGIPVPVAIMALVFATAWVFLSHTRPGRYVYAIGSNREAVRVAGVPTAPYETLVYVLSGLAAGLAGVILTSRLNSAQPTAGLGYELDAIAAVVLGGTSLAGGSGGVMGTLVGALIIGVLDNGLNLLGVSSFYQQVVKGLVILLAVLLDRAKK, from the coding sequence ATGCACGGGTGGTACCCCGGTCGGCTCTTCCGCCGGCTCGGGCCGTTCGCCGGGTTCCTCGCCCTGGCTCTGGCCCTGAGCCTCTTGAGCGACCGGTTCCTGACGGTCAGCAACCTGCTCAACGTGGCACGGCAGATCTCGATCAACGCGATCATCGCCGCCGGCATGACGGCGGTCATCCTCACCGGCGGCATCGACCTGTCCGTCGGCTCCATCCTCGCCCTGGCCGGTGCGCTCACGGCCGGCACCATCGCCGCCGGACGGCCGGTGCCGGTCGGGGTGATGACGGGGCTGGGGGTCGGCGTGGTGGCAGGGCTCGTGAACGGCCTCCTGGTGACCCGGGGGCGGATCCCCGCGTTCATCGCGACCCTGGGCACCATGACCGCCCTGCGGGGCCTCACGCTGACCTACACCGGGGGCCGGCCCATCACCGGTCTCACGGATTCGTTCCGGGCCATCGGCGGCGGCTACCTCCTGGGCATCCCGGTTCCCGTGGCGATCATGGCCCTGGTCTTCGCCACCGCCTGGGTGTTCCTTTCCCATACCCGCCCCGGCCGCTACGTCTACGCCATCGGCAGCAACCGGGAGGCCGTGCGCGTCGCCGGGGTGCCGACGGCCCCGTACGAAACGCTGGTCTACGTGCTCTCGGGCCTGGCCGCTGGCCTCGCCGGGGTGATCCTGACCTCCCGGCTGAACTCCGCGCAGCCCACCGCCGGTCTGGGCTACGAACTCGATGCCATCGCCGCGGTGGTCCTGGGCGGCACCAGCCTCGCCGGCGGCAGCGGGGGCGTCATGGGCACCCTCGTCGGCGCCCTGATCATCGGCGTCTTGGACAACGGGCTCAACCTGCTCGGCGTCTCCTCGTTCTACCAGCAAGTGGTCAAGGGGCTGGTGATCCTGCTGGCGGTGCTCCTCGACCGGGCCAAGAAGTAG
- a CDS encoding small multi-drug export protein — protein sequence MADSILAVLATVGVSIVPVLELRAGIPLGLLLGLPPAVATAAAIFGNILQIQAALAVVAAVRRYGGRFTGLARWLERVERRATHHASLLNRYGWIGLAAFVLLPLPGTGVWGGVVLARLLQLGAGVTWLGLGIGVALSGLFFGLGWGGVLAGLGFLR from the coding sequence ATGGCGGACAGTATCCTGGCGGTCCTGGCGACAGTGGGTGTTTCGATAGTGCCTGTGCTGGAACTCCGGGCGGGCATTCCGCTAGGCCTGCTCCTGGGCCTGCCGCCCGCTGTGGCCACGGCGGCAGCCATCTTCGGCAATATCCTTCAGATTCAGGCTGCCCTCGCGGTTGTCGCTGCGGTGCGCCGGTATGGTGGCCGATTCACCGGGTTGGCCCGGTGGCTGGAGCGCGTGGAGAGGCGGGCAACCCACCATGCATCGCTTCTCAACCGTTATGGATGGATTGGCCTGGCCGCCTTTGTCCTGCTGCCGCTCCCCGGCACCGGTGTTTGGGGCGGAGTCGTGCTCGCCCGTCTGCTGCAACTGGGTGCCGGGGTAACCTGGCTGGGTCTCGGCATCGGCGTCGCCCTGTCGGGTCTCTTCTTCGGACTGGGATGGGGCGGTGTCCTGGCCGGCCTCGGGTTCTTGCGGTAA
- a CDS encoding GAF domain-containing protein gives MSHVPNLTVDLHLGAWVDFQQALSRALGVDLALLDTLGGVVAGSRPDPLPCAALNPGGAVRHPACVAFYEAAARGRAPAVEGVAPEDPLRCPFGLLVALRPLQSGDRPVAFLAVGPALASADDEAPVQAATGAGPGAVAPVVPPADLSRRADVAAAAAQETLRALVERRLLGLGRLEWSALYHLSRLVTSVHDSEAVVALVLNSLMLLYQPRALWLALRAGDGLVVTHVRGTDAAELAGRAVPLSVPPLRDVWQARTPVVDRSGAAVVAMAGAPPPDDGGVAVLLPLASPTDQLGVIGLHLPAPPGDDSLRNMEIFASFAAVAMENARLVSLLRDQANTDPLTGLFNRAGFLGVLD, from the coding sequence ATGAGCCACGTGCCCAACCTGACGGTGGACCTGCACCTGGGCGCCTGGGTGGACTTCCAGCAGGCCCTCTCCCGCGCACTGGGGGTGGACCTCGCCCTCCTGGACACGCTGGGCGGCGTCGTCGCCGGCTCCCGGCCCGACCCGCTCCCCTGCGCCGCCCTCAACCCGGGCGGGGCCGTGCGCCACCCGGCCTGCGTCGCATTCTACGAGGCGGCGGCCCGTGGCAGGGCACCGGCGGTCGAGGGCGTCGCACCCGAGGACCCCCTGCGCTGCCCCTTCGGTCTCCTGGTGGCCTTGAGGCCCCTGCAGTCGGGCGACCGCCCCGTGGCCTTTCTGGCAGTGGGGCCTGCCCTGGCTTCCGCCGATGACGAGGCGCCGGTGCAGGCCGCCACCGGCGCCGGCCCGGGGGCGGTGGCGCCGGTGGTGCCGCCCGCCGACCTGAGCCGCCGGGCCGACGTGGCTGCCGCCGCCGCCCAGGAGACGCTGAGGGCCCTGGTGGAGCGGCGCCTCCTGGGCCTGGGGCGGCTGGAGTGGAGCGCCCTGTACCACCTGAGCCGCCTCGTCACCAGCGTCCACGACTCCGAGGCGGTGGTGGCCCTGGTGTTGAACAGCCTGATGCTGCTCTACCAACCCCGGGCCCTGTGGCTGGCCCTGCGGGCCGGCGACGGCCTGGTGGTGACCCACGTGCGCGGCACCGACGCGGCCGAGCTGGCGGGCCGCGCCGTGCCCCTGTCGGTGCCGCCGCTGCGGGACGTGTGGCAGGCCCGGACTCCTGTCGTGGACCGGTCCGGAGCCGCCGTGGTCGCCATGGCGGGGGCGCCGCCGCCCGACGACGGCGGGGTTGCAGTGCTGCTGCCCCTGGCCAGCCCCACGGACCAGCTGGGGGTCATCGGCCTCCACTTGCCGGCACCTCCCGGCGACGACAGCCTGCGCAACATGGAGATCTTCGCCAGCTTCGCCGCCGTGGCCATGGAGAACGCCCGCCTGGTGAGCCTGCTTCGGGACCAGGCCAACACCGACCCGCTGACCGGCCTGTTCAACCGGGCCGGTTTCCTGGGCGTTCTGGATTAG
- a CDS encoding type I restriction enzyme endonuclease domain-containing protein yields MIISRGGRHRSRGFSRRPLRTELAAVDYRSCEQWPALNDSAVKVLGDETLRAIAREPVAAVRANVTIDWAVRVNVRAHRRLLVNHILRRHGYPPDRQEKVTQMARQRAPPDRRPRSAPITPRHPPPPRCPASGAPCRPAWRPAGRHRPGR; encoded by the coding sequence GTGATTATATCACGTGGTGGGCGTCATAGATCAAGGGGCTTTTCGAGGCGGCCGCTCCGGACGGAGCTGGCGGCCGTGGACTACAGGTCATGTGAACAATGGCCGGCTCTCAACGACAGCGCAGTGAAGGTCCTGGGCGACGAAACCCTGCGCGCCATCGCCCGCGAGCCCGTGGCCGCCGTGCGCGCGAACGTCACCATTGACTGGGCGGTGCGCGTAAACGTGCGCGCCCACCGGCGGCTGCTCGTGAACCATATCCTCCGCAGGCACGGTTATCCGCCTGACAGGCAGGAGAAGGTCACCCAGATGGCGCGGCAGCGAGCACCCCCCGATCGCCGGCCCAGGTCCGCCCCGATTACTCCCCGCCACCCGCCTCCACCGCGCTGTCCAGCATCAGGCGCCCCTTGCCGGCCCGCTTGGCGGCCAGCAGGGCGGCATCGGCCCGGGCGATGA
- a CDS encoding TerC family protein, translated as MDGNQLLLWVGFNLFVLAMLALDLGVFHRQAHAVTIKEATVWSTVWIALALAFNVGVYLWRGPETALEFLTGYLIEKSLSVDNIFVFLMIFSYFSVPAALQHRVLFWGIIGALIMRGIFIAVGATLLAKFHWIIYVFGGFLVLTGIKMGVQKDTDIHPERNPVLRFFRQWMPITEGYDGEHFLVRRAGRLFATPLFLVLLMVETTDLIFALDSIPAIFAVTRDPFIVYTSNVFAILGLRSLFFLLAGIMGLFRYLKLGLAVVLVFVGVKMMIVEIYKIPIAASLGVVFGVLAISVLASVLIPHHTGKTEP; from the coding sequence GTGGACGGAAACCAACTGCTACTCTGGGTCGGATTCAACCTCTTTGTGCTGGCCATGCTGGCCCTCGACCTGGGTGTCTTTCACCGCCAGGCCCATGCGGTCACCATCAAGGAAGCCACCGTCTGGAGCACGGTCTGGATCGCCCTGGCGCTGGCGTTCAACGTCGGGGTGTACCTCTGGCGGGGGCCGGAGACCGCCCTTGAATTCTTGACGGGCTACCTGATCGAGAAATCGCTGAGCGTCGACAACATCTTTGTCTTTCTGATGATCTTCTCGTACTTCAGCGTTCCGGCCGCTCTGCAGCACCGGGTGCTGTTCTGGGGGATCATCGGGGCCCTCATCATGCGGGGCATCTTCATCGCCGTGGGGGCCACGCTACTGGCCAAGTTCCACTGGATCATCTACGTGTTCGGCGGGTTCCTGGTCCTGACGGGTATCAAGATGGGCGTGCAAAAGGACACAGACATTCACCCCGAAAGGAATCCCGTCCTCCGGTTCTTCCGGCAGTGGATGCCCATCACCGAGGGGTACGACGGGGAGCACTTCCTCGTCCGCCGGGCGGGGCGCCTGTTCGCCACGCCGCTGTTCCTGGTACTGCTGATGGTGGAGACCACGGACCTGATCTTCGCCCTGGATTCGATCCCGGCGATCTTTGCCGTCACCCGGGACCCCTTCATCGTTTACACCTCGAATGTCTTTGCCATCCTGGGCCTGCGCTCGCTCTTCTTCCTGCTGGCAGGGATCATGGGCCTGTTCCGCTACCTGAAGCTGGGTCTGGCGGTGGTGCTGGTCTTCGTGGGCGTCAAGATGATGATCGTCGAGATCTACAAGATCCCCATCGCCGCCTCGCTCGGGGTCGTGTTTGGGGTTCTGGCCATCTCGGTGCTGGCCTCGGTGCTGATCCCGCACCACACGGGGAAGACGGAGCCCTGA
- a CDS encoding ribbon-helix-helix domain-containing protein, with the protein MAEVYKVDDEKWSKLIVRLPREWHRQLRILAAERETTLAAVVLEALEQVLREAGRLPKDESGPQTGR; encoded by the coding sequence GTGGCGGAGGTGTACAAGGTGGACGACGAGAAGTGGTCCAAGCTCATCGTGCGGTTGCCCCGGGAGTGGCACCGCCAGCTTCGCATCCTGGCCGCAGAACGGGAGACTACGTTGGCAGCCGTCGTCCTGGAGGCCCTGGAGCAGGTCCTGCGTGAAGCCGGCCGCCTGCCGAAGGACGAATCCGGGCCTCAGACGGGCCGGTAG
- a CDS encoding ATPase domain-containing protein produces MDAIERIATSVPGLDQVLQGGIPRYALTLVSGAPGSGKTILVQQVLFGAARPEAPAVYATTLSEPPLKLARYQRTLTFFQQDMVGRSIHLLDLGTPLRRGGLEAAFDALDQAVRQRRPALLAIDSFKAMGDMAADDRSWRTFIFDLAARLPIWGVTAFLVGEYEEADLVSRPEFAVADCILHLYGTEDHRLQRRHLRVMKLRGSGFLRGEHLLSIGPDGIRVYPRRDLRDYAPVAAPGGRVTSGVPGLDDLMGGGLFQGSVALYAGPSGSGKTVLALSFAAAQAAAGRPGLYVSFEEPADHLREYVARLSLDSGDGGCLHLRHLSPVELDLDMQAVQLLEEVRAGGYTWVVLDGVGSLRDLPVHARGYQLFLWDLVTALRRLGVATILTLDTGDPFGRAHLSDQMLSVLADTVMVLRYLPSDQELARGLMVMKMRGSAHDTRLVRFTIGAGGVSLGAAVGSEELR; encoded by the coding sequence ATGGACGCCATCGAGCGCATCGCCACGTCAGTGCCGGGGCTGGACCAGGTGCTGCAGGGCGGCATCCCCCGGTACGCCCTCACCCTGGTGTCGGGCGCCCCCGGGTCCGGTAAGACCATCCTGGTGCAGCAAGTTCTCTTCGGCGCCGCCCGGCCTGAGGCACCGGCCGTGTACGCCACCACCCTGTCGGAGCCGCCCCTCAAGCTGGCCCGCTACCAGCGCACCCTCACCTTCTTCCAGCAGGACATGGTGGGGCGCAGCATTCACCTGCTGGACCTGGGGACGCCGCTCCGCCGCGGCGGCCTGGAGGCGGCGTTCGACGCGCTGGACCAGGCGGTGCGGCAGCGCCGGCCGGCCCTCCTGGCCATCGACTCGTTCAAGGCCATGGGCGACATGGCCGCCGACGACCGGTCCTGGCGCACCTTCATCTTCGACCTGGCGGCCCGCCTCCCCATCTGGGGCGTCACCGCCTTCCTGGTGGGCGAGTACGAGGAGGCCGACCTGGTCTCGCGTCCCGAGTTCGCCGTCGCCGACTGCATCCTGCACCTGTACGGCACCGAGGACCACCGGCTGCAGCGGCGCCACCTGCGGGTGATGAAGCTGCGGGGGTCCGGCTTCCTCCGGGGCGAGCACCTGCTGTCCATCGGGCCCGACGGCATCCGGGTGTACCCCCGGCGGGACCTCCGGGACTACGCGCCGGTGGCGGCCCCCGGCGGCCGGGTGACCAGCGGCGTGCCAGGACTGGACGACCTGATGGGCGGCGGCCTGTTCCAAGGCAGTGTCGCCCTGTATGCCGGCCCCTCGGGCAGCGGCAAGACGGTGCTGGCCCTGTCCTTTGCCGCCGCCCAGGCGGCCGCCGGGCGGCCGGGGCTTTACGTGAGCTTCGAAGAGCCGGCGGACCATCTGAGAGAGTACGTTGCCCGACTGTCCCTCGATTCTGGCGATGGCGGCTGCCTGCACCTCCGGCACCTGTCGCCGGTGGAGCTGGACCTGGACATGCAGGCGGTGCAACTGCTGGAGGAGGTCCGGGCCGGCGGGTACACCTGGGTGGTGCTGGACGGCGTGGGTTCCTTGCGCGACTTGCCCGTCCACGCCAGGGGCTACCAGCTCTTCCTCTGGGACCTGGTGACCGCCTTGCGCCGCCTGGGGGTGGCCACCATCCTCACCCTGGACACGGGCGACCCCTTCGGCCGGGCGCACCTGTCGGACCAGATGCTGTCGGTGCTGGCCGACACGGTGATGGTCCTGCGTTACCTGCCGTCGGACCAGGAGCTGGCCCGGGGTCTCATGGTCATGAAGATGCGCGGCTCCGCCCACGACACCCGCCTGGTGCGGTTCACCATCGGCGCTGGCGGGGTGAGCCTGGGGGCCGCCGTCGGAAGCGAGGAACTGCGATGA
- the rbsB gene encoding ribose ABC transporter substrate-binding protein RbsB, with protein sequence MKRRLGVLLAAVLGLGLLAGCGGAKKEEPAAQPAPQAQTQGQSGAAQQPAQKEFTLGLAISTLNNPFFVDLKEGAEEAAKAAGVKLEITDAQDDTAKQVSGIEDLITKKVDLIIVNPTDSQAVVPAVEAANKANIPVITVDRGAGGGKVVSHIASDNVAGGKMAGQLIVDLLKGQGKVIELEGIPGTSAARDRGKGFHEAVDGVKGIEVVAKQPADFNRAKGLSVMENLLQAHPDVQAVFAHNDEMALGAIEALKAAGKKGVIVVGFDATADARKAVEAGEMTATVAQKPRDMGRIAVETAVKVLKGEKVDEFIPVGLELVKK encoded by the coding sequence ATGAAACGGCGTCTCGGCGTGCTACTGGCGGCTGTCCTGGGCCTTGGCCTCCTGGCCGGCTGCGGCGGCGCCAAGAAAGAGGAGCCGGCCGCCCAGCCAGCCCCCCAGGCCCAGACCCAGGGGCAGAGCGGGGCCGCACAGCAGCCAGCTCAGAAGGAATTCACCCTGGGGCTCGCCATCAGCACGCTCAACAACCCCTTCTTCGTGGACCTGAAGGAGGGGGCCGAGGAGGCCGCCAAGGCCGCCGGCGTCAAGCTGGAGATCACGGACGCCCAGGATGACACTGCCAAGCAGGTATCCGGCATCGAGGACCTGATCACGAAGAAGGTCGACCTGATCATCGTGAACCCCACCGACTCCCAGGCGGTGGTTCCCGCCGTCGAGGCGGCCAACAAGGCCAACATCCCCGTCATCACGGTGGACCGCGGGGCCGGCGGCGGCAAGGTGGTCAGCCACATCGCCTCCGACAACGTGGCCGGCGGCAAGATGGCGGGCCAGCTGATCGTCGACCTGCTGAAGGGTCAGGGCAAGGTGATCGAGCTCGAGGGCATCCCCGGCACCTCGGCCGCCCGCGACCGGGGCAAGGGCTTCCATGAGGCCGTCGACGGCGTGAAGGGCATCGAGGTCGTGGCGAAGCAGCCCGCCGACTTCAACCGGGCCAAGGGGCTCTCGGTCATGGAGAACCTGCTCCAGGCCCACCCCGACGTCCAGGCCGTCTTCGCCCACAACGACGAGATGGCCCTCGGCGCCATCGAGGCCCTGAAGGCCGCCGGCAAGAAGGGCGTCATCGTGGTGGGCTTCGACGCCACCGCCGACGCCCGCAAGGCGGTCGAGGCCGGCGAGATGACCGCCACCGTGGCGCAGAAGCCGCGGGACATGGGCCGGATCGCCGTGGAGACCGCCGTGAAGGTGCTCAAGGGCGAGAAGGTGGATGAGTTCATCCCGGTCGGTCTCGAACTCGTGAAGAAGTAG
- a CDS encoding GGDEF domain-containing protein, with protein MGEPICLLMVDLDNFKQLNDTYGHPYGDHVLRTVGHVLRQQLRRSDRAGRLGGDEFALVLPGTDLAQVHRVYQRLVDSLSRQPWPHEGPVLSAGAAEAGATDTAASLIARADAALLAAKRAGKGRLMLDSAVEAGGGE; from the coding sequence ATGGGGGAGCCCATCTGCCTGCTGATGGTCGACCTGGACAACTTCAAGCAGCTCAACGACACTTACGGTCACCCTTACGGGGACCACGTGCTAAGGACCGTCGGCCACGTACTGCGCCAGCAGCTTCGCCGGTCAGACCGGGCCGGCCGCCTGGGGGGCGACGAGTTTGCTCTGGTGCTGCCGGGTACCGACCTGGCCCAGGTCCACCGGGTTTACCAGCGGCTGGTGGATTCCCTGTCCAGGCAGCCGTGGCCGCACGAGGGGCCCGTATTGTCGGCCGGAGCTGCCGAGGCGGGCGCCACCGACACGGCCGCCAGCCTCATCGCCCGGGCCGATGCCGCCCTGCTGGCCGCCAAGCGGGCCGGCAAGGGGCGCCTGATGCTGGACAGCGCGGTGGAGGCGGGTGGCGGGGAGTAA